Proteins from one Bacteroides zhangwenhongii genomic window:
- a CDS encoding glucosaminidase domain-containing protein, which translates to MNGKRDMRKKFVKSSRPTYKKRIKKAQQGMRFVNYNVVENPTIDYKDITNPTNPFSEYNFNTTYNTPQGLVVPTREDSKPDAVEESPVVANNPTVEPVINKPVTKTAKSTWKSPYTNRKQWTTELINAYKKAGITNDNAIRMLLAQDALESSWGKSAQGKYNFGNLTTGSSWKGDYVTGNDKNAKGEAIKQKFRSYNSMDEYAADKIQFLKRLYDFDENDDINKFVAKLTGSNKGKRRYAEAKEYANSLRGVYNSFREGGIIKYQNPAQPIKYMGGYDKRGNMVLPVTNENGMNNVTLPEVTVTTKNINLAGAVDRGRRAVGDVGREILSATTPLGDIESARDIYQDARSGNYGQAALGAELLLLPNFIEKPLKTLKRVGKDYVIITKDFVSSPKRFRQARKDGTYPLTYKERRRYLEKAHKVGDATSAEVEAINMDDYKYRSDNYPDVYHDIRPLEGTNTKYTFNSKTYSNFDNPDNSTGVNSRGWGINSHINLRKSPNSKFLIPTGAIRMNVAHELQHSYQNALPDLALMANRRTKVNDYRIVNDDFITSEALTPLKTKAGTWEGSPKELNSEMMSLRIGLKAPRYNLMTPEQQSKTKDYISTLFGLDDSTVHKILNELGKLGYKNGGKL; encoded by the coding sequence ATGAATGGCAAACGAGATATGCGCAAGAAGTTTGTTAAATCAAGCCGCCCAACTTATAAGAAGAGAATCAAGAAAGCTCAACAAGGTATGAGATTTGTAAACTATAATGTTGTAGAGAATCCTACTATAGATTATAAGGATATAACTAATCCTACTAATCCATTTAGTGAATACAACTTTAATACAACTTACAATACTCCACAAGGATTAGTAGTACCTACTAGAGAGGATAGTAAACCTGATGCAGTAGAAGAATCTCCTGTAGTAGCTAATAATCCTACAGTAGAGCCAGTAATTAATAAGCCAGTTACTAAGACTGCCAAATCAACTTGGAAGAGTCCATATACTAACAGAAAGCAATGGACTACAGAACTTATTAATGCTTATAAGAAGGCTGGTATTACTAATGATAATGCAATTAGAATGTTGTTAGCACAAGACGCACTAGAATCTAGTTGGGGTAAGTCTGCGCAAGGTAAGTACAACTTTGGTAATCTGACTACTGGTAGTTCATGGAAAGGTGACTATGTAACTGGTAATGATAAGAATGCTAAAGGTGAAGCTATTAAGCAGAAGTTTAGGTCTTATAATTCTATGGATGAGTATGCAGCAGATAAGATACAATTCTTAAAGAGACTATATGACTTTGATGAGAATGATGATATTAATAAGTTTGTAGCTAAGCTTACTGGTAGCAATAAAGGTAAGAGAAGGTATGCAGAAGCTAAGGAATATGCCAACTCATTAAGAGGTGTATATAATAGTTTCAGAGAAGGTGGTATTATTAAGTATCAGAATCCAGCTCAACCTATTAAATATATGGGAGGTTATGATAAGAGAGGTAATATGGTATTGCCAGTTACTAATGAGAATGGCATGAACAACGTAACTCTACCAGAAGTTACAGTTACTACTAAGAATATTAACTTAGCAGGTGCTGTAGATAGAGGAAGGAGAGCTGTGGGAGATGTAGGTAGAGAGATACTATCAGCAACTACTCCATTAGGCGATATTGAATCAGCCAGAGATATATACCAAGATGCTAGGTCTGGTAATTACGGACAGGCTGCTTTGGGTGCAGAATTGCTATTACTTCCCAACTTTATAGAGAAGCCATTAAAGACACTTAAGCGAGTTGGTAAGGACTATGTAATTATTACTAAGGACTTTGTAAGCTCTCCTAAGAGGTTTAGACAGGCTAGGAAAGACGGAACGTATCCGCTTACTTACAAAGAGAGAAGAAGGTATTTAGAGAAAGCACATAAGGTTGGAGATGCGACTAGCGCTGAAGTGGAAGCAATTAATATGGACGATTATAAGTACAGGAGTGACAATTACCCAGATGTGTATCACGATATCAGACCACTAGAAGGAACTAATACCAAGTATACGTTTAATTCCAAGACTTACAGCAACTTTGATAATCCAGACAACTCTACAGGGGTCAACAGTAGAGGTTGGGGTATAAATAGCCACATTAATTTACGTAAGTCGCCTAACTCTAAGTTCTTAATTCCGACTGGGGCAATAAGGATGAATGTTGCTCATGAATTACAGCATTCTTATCAAAATGCCCTACCTGACCTAGCACTAATGGCAAATAGACGGACAAAGGTTAATGACTATAGAATAGTGAATGATGATTTTATAACATCAGAAGCTCTTACTCCTTTAAAGACCAAAGCTGGTACTTGGGAAGGCAGTCCAAAAGAATTGAACAGCGAAATGATGTCACTAAGAATAGGTTTAAAAGCGCCTAGATACAATTTAATGACCCCAGAGCAGCAAAGTAAAACGAAGGACTATATAAGCACCTTATTTGGTCTGGATGATAGCACAGTACACAAGATATTAAATGAATTAGGTAAACTAGGATATAAGAATGGAGGTAAATTATGA
- a CDS encoding A1S_2505 family phage non-structural protein: MIKESNKPKIVSCGITPAYIGELKDNEIFVFGSNLQGIHGGGAARIARECFGAIMGQGVGLQGQSYAIPTMQGGVRTIKPYTDEFIEFAKANTNLHFLVTRIGCGIAGFRDEDIAPLFDNAINLTNVSLPKEFIDVITG, translated from the coding sequence ATGATTAAAGAGAGTAACAAGCCTAAAATAGTAAGTTGTGGTATTACTCCTGCATATATTGGAGAATTAAAAGACAATGAAATCTTTGTCTTTGGCAGTAACTTACAAGGTATACATGGTGGCGGTGCTGCACGTATTGCTAGAGAGTGCTTTGGTGCAATTATGGGACAAGGTGTAGGACTTCAAGGACAGTCCTATGCCATACCTACTATGCAAGGTGGAGTGAGAACTATAAAACCGTACACAGATGAATTTATAGAGTTTGCTAAGGCTAATACTAACCTACATTTCTTAGTTACAAGGATTGGTTGCGGAATCGCAGGCTTTAGAGATGAAGATATAGCTCCTCTATTTGACAATGCTATAAACCTGACTAATGTAAGCTTACCTAAAGAGTTTATTGATGTAATAACAGGTTAA
- a CDS encoding Cof-type HAD-IIB family hydrolase, with protein sequence MIKAIMLDVDGTLVSFETHKVLPSSVDALRKIHDDGIRIVIATGRAAGDLHEIADVPYDGIIALNGADCVLRDGTVIRKYPIPKNDFKKVMEIAKAFDFAVAIELDEGVFVNRLTPTVEQIAKIVEHPIPAVVDIEDLFEKKECCQLCFYIDDEMEQKVMPFLPNLSLSRWHPLFADVNVAGISKATGLSVFADYYGIGMTEIMACGDGGNDIPMLKAAGIGVAMRNASEIVKASANFVTDTVENDGLCKALKHLGII encoded by the coding sequence ATGATAAAAGCGATCATGCTCGATGTGGATGGAACATTGGTAAGTTTTGAAACTCATAAAGTTTTGCCATCCTCTGTTGATGCCCTTAGGAAGATTCATGACGATGGAATTCGAATAGTCATTGCTACCGGTAGAGCGGCAGGCGACCTTCATGAAATAGCCGATGTTCCGTATGACGGAATTATAGCATTGAATGGTGCCGACTGTGTTTTGCGGGATGGCACTGTAATAAGAAAGTACCCTATTCCCAAAAATGATTTTAAGAAAGTCATGGAAATAGCAAAAGCCTTTGATTTTGCAGTTGCTATTGAATTGGATGAAGGTGTGTTTGTCAATCGTCTGACTCCGACTGTTGAACAGATTGCAAAAATCGTGGAACACCCTATCCCGGCCGTTGTAGACATTGAAGACCTGTTTGAAAAGAAAGAGTGCTGTCAGCTTTGTTTTTATATCGATGATGAGATGGAACAAAAGGTGATGCCGTTTCTGCCTAATCTTTCTTTGTCGCGCTGGCATCCTTTATTTGCTGACGTGAATGTGGCAGGGATAAGTAAGGCAACCGGGCTTTCGGTATTTGCCGATTATTATGGGATCGGAATGACGGAAATAATGGCTTGCGGCGATGGTGGTAATGATATTCCTATGTTGAAAGCTGCCGGAATCGGAGTGGCGATGAGAAATGCATCGGAGATAGTCAAGGCTTCAGCCAATTTTGTTACTGATACGGTGGAGAATGACGGGCTTTGTAAGGCGCTGAAACATTTGGGAATTATTTAA
- a CDS encoding penicillin-binding transpeptidase domain-containing protein has translation MKYIYLLSILLCVSCQSRQQVTSPTCTIDSTLQTNAIAILGSKLSEVNAQSGQVVVMEVQSGQIKALVGLTKKDSTDYQSCENLSVWQSTGLMHPISLLAALETGKVRLSDRVDTGNGIYQVHGRELKDHNWHRGGYGELTVQEGLAVSSNIAIYKTMEKAFGSNPQSCFDLLANMSYGKPDSITGIANLKPAHFITPKDNNWTKTAFVWFSIGYNQQVSPIQILTFYNAIANNGKMIQPQLYKDSVVVINPQIASKANIDSLKKALVLNITDGLGQPAKSDKVVVAGIQGTSSLSTNEDSTKDMYAVEFCGYFPVDNPKYSIIVTINKTGLPASGGLMAGDVFKQIVDSL, from the coding sequence ATGAAGTACATATATTTACTATCAATCTTACTGTGTGTATCTTGTCAATCCAGACAGCAAGTAACATCACCTACTTGCACTATAGACAGTACATTACAAACTAATGCTATTGCCATATTGGGAAGTAAGCTATCAGAGGTAAATGCCCAATCTGGGCAGGTAGTAGTAATGGAAGTTCAATCAGGGCAAATTAAGGCTCTGGTTGGACTTACCAAGAAAGACAGTACAGACTACCAATCTTGTGAGAACCTCTCTGTATGGCAGTCTACGGGTCTGATGCACCCAATATCACTATTAGCAGCCTTAGAAACTGGTAAGGTGAGATTGAGTGATAGAGTTGATACTGGGAATGGTATCTACCAAGTTCACGGTAGAGAGCTTAAAGACCATAATTGGCATAGGGGCGGATACGGTGAACTTACAGTACAAGAAGGATTGGCGGTTAGTTCCAATATAGCTATTTATAAGACTATGGAGAAAGCATTTGGTAGTAATCCCCAATCATGCTTTGACTTACTTGCTAATATGAGCTATGGCAAGCCAGATAGTATAACAGGGATAGCCAATTTAAAGCCTGCACACTTTATAACTCCTAAAGACAACAACTGGACTAAGACAGCTTTTGTATGGTTTAGTATTGGTTATAACCAACAGGTATCACCAATTCAAATACTGACCTTCTATAATGCCATTGCTAATAATGGGAAGATGATACAGCCTCAACTATATAAGGATAGTGTAGTAGTTATTAATCCCCAAATAGCAAGTAAGGCTAATATTGACAGTTTGAAGAAAGCTCTAGTACTTAATATTACTGACGGACTAGGGCAACCTGCCAAGTCTGATAAGGTAGTAGTTGCAGGTATACAGGGAACTAGTTCGCTATCTACTAATGAGGATAGTACTAAAGATATGTATGCAGTTGAGTTCTGTGGTTACTTCCCTGTTGATAATCCCAAGTATAGTATCATAGTTACTATTAATAAGACTGGATTACCAGCCAGTGGTGGACTAATGGCTGGTGATGTATTTAAGCAGATTGTTGATAGTCTATAA
- a CDS encoding metallophosphoesterase: MKIKGLLILALISVCTFAQAQLTDYSIFDQKFNFYIANDLGRNGYYDQKPIAELMGTMGEEVGPEFVLATGDIHHFEGVRSVNDPLWMTNYELIYSHPELMIDWFPILGNHEYRGNTQAVLDYTNISRRWTMPDRYYTKRFEEEGATIRIIWIDTTPLIDKYRKENDKYPDACQQDINKQLAWLDSVLANAKEDWIIVAGHHPIYAYTPKEESERMDMQKRIDPLLRKYKVDMYICGHIHNFQHIRVPESDIDYIVNSSASLARKVKPIEGTKFCSPEPGFSICSINKKELNLRMIDKKGNVLYTITRKK, from the coding sequence ATAAAGATTAAAGGTTTATTGATTCTAGCACTGATTTCCGTCTGTACATTCGCTCAGGCACAATTGACGGATTATTCTATATTTGATCAGAAGTTCAACTTCTACATAGCGAACGACTTGGGACGTAACGGATATTATGACCAAAAACCGATTGCCGAACTGATGGGTACGATGGGAGAAGAGGTCGGTCCCGAATTCGTCCTAGCTACCGGGGATATCCATCATTTCGAAGGAGTGCGCAGCGTGAACGACCCCTTATGGATGACCAACTACGAACTTATCTATTCTCATCCGGAATTGATGATTGATTGGTTTCCGATTTTGGGAAATCACGAATATCGCGGTAACACACAAGCTGTATTGGACTACACCAATATTAGCCGCCGTTGGACAATGCCCGACCGTTACTATACAAAGAGATTCGAAGAAGAAGGTGCAACCATCCGTATCATTTGGATTGACACGACTCCTCTGATCGACAAATACCGCAAAGAGAATGATAAATACCCCGATGCCTGCCAACAGGATATCAACAAACAACTGGCATGGTTGGATTCTGTGCTGGCTAATGCCAAAGAAGACTGGATTATCGTAGCCGGACACCATCCTATCTATGCATACACCCCGAAAGAAGAAAGCGAACGGATGGACATGCAGAAACGTATAGACCCTCTCTTGCGCAAATATAAAGTAGATATGTATATCTGCGGACATATCCACAACTTCCAGCATATCCGCGTTCCGGAAAGTGACATCGACTATATTGTCAATTCCTCTGCATCACTGGCACGCAAAGTAAAGCCCATCGAAGGAACAAAATTCTGTAGTCCTGAACCGGGTTTCTCCATCTGCTCTATCAACAAGAAAGAACTTAATCTACGCATGATAGACAAGAAAGGAAATGTGCTTTATACAATCACCCGAAAGAAATAA
- a CDS encoding TonB-dependent receptor, translating into MKRFIRLVSLVLLIMSTSGNTFAEEKVNVVKQGTIRGRIVDTSKQILPGASIYIEKLHTGVTSDINGYYTFANLTPGTYTVKVSYVGYSPVEMKITIPAGKTLEKDVVLNEGLELQEIVVGGAFQGQRRAINAQKNNLGITNVVSADQVGKFPDSNIGDALKRINGINVQYDQGEARFGQVRGTSADLSSVTINGNRLPSAEGDTRNVQLDLIPADMIQTIEVNKVVTSDMDGDAIGGSINLVTKSTPYKRTFSATAGTGYNWVSEKAQLNLGLTYGDRFFNNKLGVMAAISYQNAPVGSDDVEFEYDVNKKGEVVMVEAQKRQYYVTRERQSYSLAFDYDINPNHRLILQGIYNRRHDWENRYRVTYKDLDKTGLDDEGEMQQSAQIETKGGTPNNKNARLELQQTMDFSLSGEHQFGKLSMDWGASYARATEDRPNERYFNLKQDFLGFDVVDAGDRFPYVTTDVSLHNGKVDGERGKWKVKELTESNQEIYENDLKFKVNFELPLTNGIYGNSLKFGAKYVSKTKDRDVICYDYADAYKDTYDTEYMNNLTSQIRGGFMPGSQYKATDFVSKEYLGSLNLANMEGEQVLEESSGNYHAKENVTSAFFRFDQNLGKKIKMMLGLRMEATHIKYNGWNWNVDENEDESLEPTGDHKNDYVNWLPSVLFKYDVNDNFKVRASFTETLSRPKYSALIPCVNINRSDNELVMGNPDLTPTISYNFDLSADYYFKSVGLVSAGIFYKKINDFIVDQVIGDYTYQNNEYKKFTQPQNAGDADLLGVELAYQRDFSFIAPALKCIGFYGTYTYTHTKVNNFNFEGRENEKDLSLPGSPEHTANASLYFEKKGFNVRLSYNYASSFIDEMGEVAALDRYYDAVNYMDLNASYTFGKKIKTTFYADATNLLNQPLRYYQGVKDRTMQSEHYGVKINAGVKVNF; encoded by the coding sequence ATGAAACGATTTATCAGATTAGTCTCATTAGTTCTTTTAATTATGAGTACAAGCGGTAACACTTTTGCAGAAGAAAAAGTGAACGTAGTCAAACAAGGTACTATCCGCGGACGTATTGTGGATACTTCCAAACAAATTCTTCCGGGAGCCTCCATCTATATTGAGAAATTACACACCGGAGTAACAAGTGATATCAACGGTTACTACACATTTGCCAATCTTACTCCCGGCACATACACCGTAAAAGTAAGTTATGTAGGTTACTCTCCTGTCGAAATGAAGATAACCATTCCTGCCGGAAAGACACTCGAAAAAGATGTAGTGCTCAACGAAGGATTGGAACTGCAGGAAATAGTGGTAGGCGGTGCTTTCCAGGGACAACGCCGTGCTATCAATGCACAGAAAAACAATTTGGGAATCACTAATGTCGTTTCAGCCGACCAAGTCGGTAAATTCCCCGACTCTAATATCGGAGATGCGTTGAAACGTATCAATGGTATCAACGTACAATATGACCAGGGAGAAGCCCGCTTCGGACAAGTACGCGGAACTTCCGCCGACCTTAGTTCCGTAACCATCAACGGCAACCGCCTTCCTTCCGCTGAAGGTGATACGCGAAACGTTCAGCTCGATCTGATTCCCGCCGATATGATACAGACCATTGAAGTGAATAAAGTAGTTACTTCCGATATGGACGGAGACGCTATCGGAGGCTCCATCAATCTCGTCACGAAAAGCACTCCGTACAAACGTACTTTCAGTGCTACTGCCGGAACCGGATACAACTGGGTCAGTGAAAAAGCCCAATTGAATCTGGGGCTTACCTACGGCGATCGATTCTTCAATAATAAATTAGGAGTAATGGCTGCTATCTCCTACCAAAACGCTCCGGTAGGATCGGATGATGTGGAGTTCGAATATGATGTCAACAAGAAAGGGGAAGTAGTCATGGTAGAAGCACAAAAACGCCAATACTACGTAACCCGTGAACGCCAAAGCTACTCATTGGCCTTCGACTACGATATAAACCCGAACCACAGACTGATATTGCAGGGTATCTATAACCGCCGCCATGACTGGGAAAACCGTTACCGCGTCACTTATAAGGACCTGGACAAGACAGGACTGGATGACGAAGGTGAAATGCAACAATCCGCACAGATAGAAACTAAAGGAGGCACACCCAACAATAAAAATGCCCGTTTGGAATTACAGCAGACTATGGATTTCAGTCTGAGTGGAGAGCACCAATTCGGCAAACTATCTATGGATTGGGGAGCTTCTTACGCACGTGCCACCGAAGATCGTCCGAACGAAAGATATTTTAACCTGAAACAGGACTTTCTCGGATTCGACGTCGTAGATGCAGGCGACCGTTTTCCATACGTGACAACAGATGTAAGCCTCCACAATGGAAAAGTAGACGGTGAAAGAGGAAAATGGAAAGTAAAGGAACTGACCGAAAGCAATCAGGAAATCTATGAAAATGACCTGAAATTCAAAGTCAATTTCGAACTGCCTTTAACCAACGGTATCTACGGCAACAGTCTGAAGTTCGGAGCCAAATATGTTTCCAAGACAAAAGACCGTGACGTAATCTGCTACGACTACGCAGATGCATATAAAGACACCTACGATACAGAATACATGAACAATCTTACCAGTCAGATCCGAGGCGGCTTCATGCCCGGCAGCCAATACAAAGCTACGGATTTCGTCTCCAAAGAATACTTAGGATCACTCAATCTGGCCAATATGGAAGGCGAGCAGGTTCTTGAAGAGTCTTCCGGCAATTACCACGCCAAAGAGAACGTCACTTCCGCTTTCTTCCGTTTCGACCAGAATCTCGGAAAGAAAATAAAGATGATGTTAGGACTCCGTATGGAAGCCACTCATATTAAATACAACGGCTGGAATTGGAACGTAGATGAAAACGAAGATGAAAGCCTCGAACCGACCGGTGATCATAAAAATGACTATGTCAACTGGCTTCCCAGCGTCTTATTCAAATACGATGTAAACGACAATTTCAAAGTACGCGCATCTTTTACAGAAACATTAAGCCGTCCCAAATATTCGGCATTGATCCCGTGCGTGAATATCAACCGTAGCGACAACGAGCTGGTGATGGGTAATCCTGATTTAACTCCGACTATATCCTACAACTTCGATTTAAGTGCAGATTATTACTTCAAAAGTGTAGGTTTGGTCAGTGCAGGCATTTTCTACAAGAAAATCAACGATTTCATTGTAGACCAGGTAATAGGAGATTATACCTACCAGAATAACGAATACAAAAAATTCACTCAGCCCCAAAATGCAGGTGATGCAGATCTATTAGGCGTAGAACTTGCTTACCAACGTGATTTCAGTTTCATTGCTCCCGCACTGAAATGTATCGGATTCTACGGCACATACACCTATACCCACACTAAAGTGAACAACTTTAACTTCGAAGGACGTGAAAATGAAAAAGACTTGTCTCTACCCGGTTCTCCGGAACACACTGCCAACGCCTCTCTCTATTTTGAGAAGAAAGGATTCAACGTACGTCTCTCTTATAACTACGCCTCCAGTTTTATCGATGAAATGGGAGAAGTTGCCGCACTAGACCGCTATTACGATGCAGTCAATTACATGGACTTGAACGCCAGCTATACGTTTGGGAAGAAAATAAAGACTACGTTCTATGCGGATGCCACCAATTTGCTGAACCAGCCGTTGCGTTATTATCAAGGCGTCAAAGACCGTACAATGCAGTCGGAACACTATGGAGTGAAGATTAACGCCGGAGTAAAAGTCAACTTCTGA
- a CDS encoding helix-turn-helix domain-containing protein, with product MEEKMKTVVEKLKERASTTPSKWREEAEYRRANKTWLRYSQHIALLMLDKMDMLGMNRKQLAEKMNCSPQYISKVLKGRENLSLETLSKIEMALGISIIKEEPITV from the coding sequence ATGGAAGAAAAGATGAAAACAGTTGTTGAAAAGCTGAAGGAACGTGCTTCTACAACGCCTTCAAAATGGCGTGAAGAAGCTGAATACCGCCGTGCTAACAAAACGTGGTTGCGCTATTCACAACACATAGCATTACTAATGCTGGATAAAATGGATATGCTCGGAATGAACAGAAAGCAACTTGCAGAAAAGATGAATTGTAGTCCGCAGTATATCTCTAAGGTACTAAAAGGACGTGAGAACTTATCGCTGGAAACGCTTTCTAAAATAGAAATGGCGCTGGGGATTTCTATTATTAAGGAAGAGCCCATAACGGTATGA
- a CDS encoding RNA polymerase sigma factor, translating into MKSLSFKKDLVGVQEELLRFAYKLTTDREEANDLLQETSLKALDNEDKYTPDTNFKGWMYTIMRNIFINNYRKVVRDQTFVDQTDNLYHINLPQDSGFESTESAYDLKEMRRVVNALPKEYRVPFAMHVSGFKYREIAEKLNLPLGTVKSRIFFTRQRLQEELKDFR; encoded by the coding sequence ATGAAAAGTTTAAGCTTCAAGAAAGACCTGGTAGGAGTACAGGAAGAATTGCTCCGTTTCGCTTATAAATTAACAACCGATCGCGAAGAAGCAAACGATTTGTTACAGGAAACTTCATTAAAAGCCTTGGATAACGAAGATAAATATACCCCCGATACAAACTTCAAAGGATGGATGTACACTATAATGCGCAACATCTTTATTAATAACTATCGTAAAGTGGTACGCGACCAAACGTTCGTCGATCAGACCGATAACCTCTACCATATAAACCTGCCACAAGATTCAGGATTTGAAAGCACGGAGAGCGCTTATGATTTAAAAGAGATGCGCCGTGTGGTTAATGCTCTTCCAAAAGAATATAGAGTTCCGTTTGCTATGCACGTATCCGGGTTTAAGTATCGTGAGATTGCTGAAAAATTGAATCTTCCTTTAGGAACAGTAAAAAGCCGTATCTTCTTTACCCGTCAGAGATTACAGGAAGAATTGAAGGACTTCCGCTAA
- a CDS encoding M15 family metallopeptidase yields MKCCLPILYLLLTWCPYISGVPPRTPQPKKSPMTLYMDSLGLINVTELDNSLAVQLMYTQDDNFTGKVLYDNLTEAYLHPDAAYALVKAQRALKELHPSYSLIIYDAARPMSVQKKMWNVVKGTSKYKYVSNPNRGGGLHNYGLAVDLSILDSFGQPLPMGTKVDHLGVEAHITQENELVHNGKISETEHQNRLLLRTVMKKAGFRALPSEWWHFNYCSRDVAKQKYKLIP; encoded by the coding sequence ATGAAATGCTGTTTGCCTATTCTCTACCTACTACTAACATGGTGCCCGTACATTTCCGGAGTACCCCCAAGAACCCCTCAACCTAAAAAAAGTCCGATGACTCTATACATGGATTCTTTAGGATTGATAAACGTTACTGAGCTAGACAATAGTCTTGCTGTACAGCTAATGTACACACAGGATGATAACTTCACCGGGAAAGTCCTTTACGATAATCTGACAGAAGCTTATTTGCACCCGGACGCCGCATATGCTCTCGTGAAGGCGCAAAGAGCTTTAAAGGAATTACACCCGTCTTATAGCCTCATCATTTACGATGCTGCCCGTCCAATGTCTGTACAGAAGAAAATGTGGAATGTAGTGAAAGGAACCTCCAAATACAAATACGTCTCCAATCCGAATCGGGGTGGTGGACTACATAATTATGGCTTAGCCGTGGATCTCAGTATTCTGGATTCATTTGGACAACCATTGCCTATGGGAACGAAAGTAGACCATCTGGGTGTAGAAGCCCATATCACACAAGAAAACGAGCTGGTACACAATGGAAAAATAAGCGAGACGGAACATCAGAATCGGTTACTGCTACGGACAGTAATGAAAAAAGCCGGATTTCGTGCACTCCCCAGTGAATGGTGGCATTTCAATTATTGCAGCCGGGATGTAGCTAAACAGAAATATAAATTAATTCCATGA
- a CDS encoding THUMP-like domain-containing protein, translating to MYISSETRLFIREHSTDDVRTLALQSKKYPDVDMPVAITQIAGRQIAAEKIPSWKKIEDIRYPKHLSLEQCSSEITAYYKASLLQGDSLTDLTGGFGVDCSFLAERFKSVTYVERQEELCGIAAHNFPILGLNHINVKNEDGIAHLKAMSPVDCIFLDPARRNEHGGKAVAISDCEPDVAELEGLLLNKAKQVMVKLSPMLDLSLALRELQQTQEVHIISVNNECKELLLILGQTVPQEIIIHCVNLSTKGEQEGQHFTFTREQEQCSQCNYTDSLDEYLYEPNASLLKAGAFKSLSSAFPIRKLHPNSHLYTSDTLIDNFPGRIFRIVNQCSFNKKESKECLADLKKANITIRNFPATVAELRKRFKLSEGGDTYLFASTLNNEQKVLIRCEKIK from the coding sequence ATGTATATCTCCTCTGAAACCCGACTTTTTATCCGCGAACATTCAACAGACGATGTACGTACTCTTGCTTTACAAAGCAAAAAATATCCGGATGTAGATATGCCGGTCGCTATCACTCAGATTGCAGGACGGCAAATTGCCGCAGAAAAGATTCCGTCGTGGAAAAAGATAGAAGATATAAGATATCCCAAGCACCTGTCCTTAGAACAATGTTCTTCGGAGATCACCGCCTATTACAAAGCCAGTCTCCTACAAGGAGATTCCTTAACTGATCTGACTGGAGGATTCGGGGTAGATTGTTCATTCCTTGCCGAAAGATTCAAATCCGTCACTTATGTAGAACGACAAGAAGAATTGTGCGGAATAGCCGCACACAATTTCCCCATATTGGGTCTAAACCACATTAATGTAAAGAACGAAGACGGAATAGCTCACTTGAAAGCAATGTCTCCGGTAGACTGTATTTTTCTCGATCCCGCCCGCCGCAATGAGCACGGAGGTAAAGCTGTCGCTATCTCCGACTGCGAGCCCGACGTAGCCGAACTCGAAGGACTCTTACTAAACAAGGCCAAGCAGGTAATGGTAAAGCTCTCCCCTATGCTCGACCTTTCATTGGCACTACGAGAACTGCAACAGACACAGGAAGTCCATATTATATCCGTCAATAACGAATGTAAGGAGTTGCTGCTGATTCTCGGTCAGACAGTACCGCAAGAAATCATAATCCATTGTGTCAACCTCTCCACCAAAGGAGAGCAAGAAGGACAACACTTTACATTCACCCGTGAACAGGAGCAATGCAGCCAATGTAACTACACAGATTCTTTAGATGAATATCTGTATGAGCCTAATGCCTCCCTTCTGAAAGCCGGAGCTTTCAAAAGCCTGTCATCCGCTTTTCCTATAAGGAAATTACACCCCAACAGTCATCTTTACACCTCCGACACCTTGATTGATAACTTTCCCGGAAGAATATTCCGGATTGTCAATCAATGCAGCTTCAATAAAAAAGAAAGCAAAGAATGTCTGGCCGACCTCAAGAAAGCAAACATCACCATCCGCAACTTCCCGGCTACGGTAGCCGAACTCCGTAAACGGTTCAAGCTATCGGAAGGAGGAGATACTTATCTATTTGCCAGCACATTAAATAACGAACAGAAAGTCCTGATCCGCTGCGAGAAAATCAAGTAG